A section of the Thermus antranikianii DSM 12462 genome encodes:
- a CDS encoding MiaB/RimO family radical SAM methylthiotransferase: protein MRAAFRTLGCKVNQVETEALLGFLKVLEPEVVPLEEGADLVVINTCAVTTTAEADARKEIRRARRANPRAFIVVTGCYAELSPEEVRELGADAVVPNSRKAELPKVILEHFGLPSDPITTPPNEFWGAGERGLLNSRVRAFLKVQDGCQVGCAYCIIPRLRGKERHRDYRDALAEAEALLRMGIKEIVLTGVRLGSYRGHPKGLAGLVEDLYHLGAKVRLSSIEPEDTGEDLLRVIARYAPGIRPHLHLSLQTGSDRLLRLMGRRYDKAYYRNLVQRAYELIPGFALTTDVIAGLPTETEEEHQETLAFLEELRPTRVHAFTYTPRPKTRAASMPQVPPEVRKRRTKEIIALAQRLAEERIRPKLGSQVEVLVERIQGGLALGHTPDYYEARLSGSARPGDTVLARVEGVEGYTLLGRVERVQQEASLPLELPIR from the coding sequence ATGCGCGCGGCTTTCCGCACCCTCGGGTGCAAGGTGAACCAGGTGGAAACCGAGGCCCTTCTGGGTTTCCTCAAGGTCCTGGAACCGGAGGTGGTCCCCCTTGAGGAAGGGGCCGACCTGGTGGTCATCAACACCTGCGCCGTGACCACCACCGCCGAGGCCGATGCCCGCAAGGAGATCCGCCGGGCCAGGCGGGCCAATCCAAGGGCCTTCATCGTGGTCACGGGGTGCTACGCCGAGCTTTCCCCAGAGGAGGTGCGGGAGCTGGGTGCCGACGCCGTGGTGCCCAACTCCCGCAAGGCGGAGCTTCCCAAGGTGATCCTGGAGCATTTTGGCCTTCCCTCGGATCCCATCACCACCCCCCCCAACGAGTTCTGGGGGGCGGGGGAAAGGGGGCTTCTCAATAGCCGGGTCCGGGCTTTTTTGAAGGTGCAGGATGGCTGCCAGGTGGGCTGCGCCTACTGCATCATCCCCCGGCTAAGGGGCAAGGAACGGCACCGGGATTACCGGGATGCTTTGGCGGAGGCGGAGGCCCTTCTGAGGATGGGCATAAAGGAGATCGTGCTCACGGGGGTGCGGCTTGGAAGTTACCGGGGCCACCCCAAGGGCCTTGCCGGTCTGGTGGAGGACCTCTACCACCTGGGGGCCAAGGTGCGGCTTTCCTCCATCGAACCCGAGGACACGGGGGAGGATCTCCTTAGGGTCATCGCCCGGTATGCCCCGGGGATCAGGCCCCACCTGCACCTTTCCCTGCAGACGGGTTCGGACCGCCTCCTAAGGCTCATGGGCCGCCGCTACGACAAGGCTTATTACCGCAACCTGGTGCAGAGGGCCTACGAGCTCATCCCCGGCTTTGCCCTCACCACGGATGTCATCGCCGGGCTTCCCACGGAAACCGAGGAGGAGCACCAGGAAACCCTGGCTTTTCTGGAGGAGCTTAGGCCCACCCGGGTCCACGCCTTCACCTATACCCCCCGTCCCAAGACCCGGGCGGCCTCCATGCCCCAGGTGCCGCCGGAGGTGCGCAAGCGGCGCACCAAGGAGATTATCGCCCTGGCCCAGCGTCTTGCGGAGGAGCGCATTAGACCCAAGCTGGGAAGCCAGGTGGAGGTTTTGGTGGAGAGGATCCAAGGGGGCCTTGCCCTCGGCCATACCCCCGACTACTACGAGGCCCGCCTTTCCGGTTCTGCCCGGCCGGGGGATACGGTTTTGGCGCGGGTGGAGGGGGTGGAGGGATACACCCTTTTGGGTCGGGTGGAAAGGGTGCAGCAGGAAGCCTCGCTTCCCTTGGAACTCCCCATAAGGTAG